A region from the Streptomyces sp. 3214.6 genome encodes:
- a CDS encoding ornithine cyclodeaminase family protein gives MASDDTTLRILSTSDVAGIDISLSDVVSVVEQAYRTLADGRSDNPRKLTVKPQDGHSVAYAMLGRDGVRGVVAVKTSYKHGLHEDRDKQHYYTTLTLYDDESGLPVAMLDCGRVGALRTPAVSALLARELAAPDSRSALVVGTGTQGRLALPFLLTTRPDLERLMLFGTHPDGIRAVREQLHAHFPDREVEVVTDLRAAAEDADIVLATAGPNTPASVEAEWLRPAALCVLVGYGIAPSTLHRADRVIATSAAQMRVTGTDMADASGELRDVDAEFPEVLAGRAVGRTDPGQRIFAYNSGLVVTDIALGHRFAQLALAQGLGTAVPLWK, from the coding sequence ATGGCGTCCGACGACACGACTCTGCGCATCCTCAGCACCAGCGACGTGGCCGGTATCGACATCTCGCTGTCCGACGTGGTCTCCGTGGTGGAGCAGGCCTACCGCACACTGGCCGACGGCCGGTCCGACAACCCGCGCAAGCTCACCGTGAAGCCGCAGGACGGCCACTCGGTGGCGTACGCGATGCTCGGCCGCGACGGGGTGCGGGGCGTGGTCGCGGTGAAGACGTCGTACAAGCACGGCCTGCACGAGGACCGTGACAAGCAGCACTACTACACGACGCTGACCCTGTACGACGACGAGAGCGGGCTGCCGGTCGCGATGCTGGACTGCGGCCGGGTCGGCGCCCTGCGCACCCCCGCGGTCTCGGCCCTGCTGGCCCGTGAACTGGCCGCCCCGGACTCCCGCAGCGCGCTGGTCGTCGGCACCGGCACACAGGGGCGGCTGGCGCTGCCGTTCCTGCTGACCACGCGGCCGGACCTGGAGCGGCTGATGCTGTTCGGCACACACCCGGACGGCATCCGGGCGGTCCGCGAGCAGTTGCACGCCCACTTCCCCGACCGCGAGGTGGAGGTCGTGACCGACCTGCGGGCGGCAGCCGAGGACGCGGACATCGTGCTCGCCACGGCCGGGCCCAACACCCCCGCGTCCGTCGAGGCCGAGTGGCTCAGGCCGGCCGCGCTCTGCGTCCTCGTCGGCTACGGCATCGCGCCCTCGACCCTGCACCGGGCCGACCGGGTCATCGCCACCAGCGCCGCCCAGATGCGCGTCACCGGCACCGACATGGCCGACGCGAGCGGTGAACTCCGGGACGTGGACGCCGAGTTCCCCGAAGTGCTGGCCGGCCGGGCCGTCGGCCGAACGGACCCGGGGCAGCGGATCTTCGCCTACAACAGCGGACTCGTCGTCACCGACATCGCGCTCGGCCACCGGTTCGCCCAGCTCGCCCTCGCCCAGGGGCTCGGCACGGCGGTGCCGCTGTGGAAATGA
- a CDS encoding ABC transporter permease produces MAGQLTPDTAAPASSRPGRPARAPAPALLLARLGTTLLKRLTLLALLLALVFCTVELLPGDAANATSERGESAADLAARRELLGLNRPVLERFWDWMTGLPTGDLGMSARGEKVTDLLSHAFPNTLLLGGVALLLTAVLSLALGCWAALKPGGRLDRAVSGAATAVLALPEFVVAVALVLLLSLWTGWLPAVTLTDADGSPATWDMLVLPALALTIPQVGWNTRIVRAALADEARAPHVETAVLDGLPPHRVLTHHVLPGALPAIAAGLATSTGMLLGGAVVVETIFNYPGIGSVLASAVTDRDSPVIAGVTALSGAVITAVLLLADLVRDLVTGDRR; encoded by the coding sequence ATGGCTGGCCAGTTGACCCCCGACACCGCGGCGCCGGCCTCCTCCCGTCCGGGGAGGCCGGCGCGCGCGCCCGCCCCGGCCCTGCTCCTGGCCCGCCTCGGCACCACGCTGCTGAAGCGGCTCACCCTGCTGGCGCTGCTGCTCGCGCTGGTCTTCTGCACCGTCGAACTGCTCCCGGGCGACGCGGCGAACGCGACCTCCGAGCGCGGCGAGAGCGCCGCCGACCTCGCGGCGCGCCGTGAACTGCTCGGCCTGAACCGGCCGGTCCTGGAACGCTTCTGGGACTGGATGACGGGCCTGCCCACCGGCGACCTCGGCATGTCCGCGCGCGGCGAGAAGGTCACCGACCTGCTCTCCCACGCGTTCCCCAACACCCTTCTCCTGGGCGGCGTCGCCCTGCTGCTCACCGCGGTCCTGTCGCTCGCCCTGGGCTGCTGGGCCGCCCTGAAGCCGGGCGGACGCCTGGACCGGGCCGTGTCGGGCGCCGCGACCGCGGTCCTCGCCCTGCCCGAGTTCGTGGTGGCCGTCGCCCTGGTGCTGCTGCTGTCGCTGTGGACGGGCTGGCTGCCCGCCGTCACCCTCACCGACGCCGACGGATCCCCCGCCACCTGGGACATGCTCGTCCTGCCCGCCCTCGCCCTGACCATCCCGCAGGTCGGCTGGAACACCCGGATCGTGCGCGCCGCCCTCGCCGACGAGGCCCGCGCCCCGCACGTGGAGACCGCCGTCCTCGACGGACTCCCGCCCCACCGCGTCCTCACCCACCATGTGCTGCCCGGCGCCCTGCCCGCCATCGCCGCGGGCCTGGCCACCTCCACCGGCATGCTGCTGGGTGGCGCGGTCGTCGTGGAGACCATCTTCAACTACCCGGGCATCGGCTCGGTCCTGGCCTCCGCCGTCACCGACCGCGACAGCCCGGTCATCGCCGGGGTCACCGCGCTGTCCGGCGCCGTCATCACCGCTGTCCTGCTCCTGGCCGACCTGGTCCGCGACCTCGTGACGGGAGACCGACGATGA
- a CDS encoding ABC transporter permease produces MSERTSRTGVALRIAPALLLTGLALIGPWIAPHAVDAPVTAPYAEPGSAAVLGGDQLGRDVLSRLLAGGRELVLSSLLVAALVTGSAAILGAIGAVRPRVGRLVERTADLLMLLPAVLGILLVTLSWPGGGRLAVIAAAVVLGVPYAVRLAASAAAPVAGAGYVEAAAAGGERLWYLVVREILPNLHATLLALFGLRFVAAVYLVATAGFLQVGPQPPAADWALMIRENSPGILLNPWSVVAPGIAVGLLALSVNLAASALAPQTGRKAVTVL; encoded by the coding sequence ATGAGCGAGAGAACCTCCCGCACGGGCGTCGCGCTGCGTATCGCGCCCGCCCTCCTCCTGACGGGCCTCGCCCTGATCGGCCCCTGGATCGCTCCGCACGCCGTGGACGCCCCCGTCACCGCGCCCTACGCCGAACCCGGCTCCGCCGCGGTCCTCGGCGGCGACCAGCTCGGCCGGGACGTGCTCAGCCGACTGCTGGCCGGCGGCCGCGAACTCGTCCTGTCCTCCCTGCTCGTCGCGGCCCTGGTCACCGGCTCGGCCGCGATCCTCGGCGCGATCGGCGCCGTACGGCCGCGCGTCGGACGGTTGGTGGAACGCACCGCCGACCTGCTGATGCTGCTCCCGGCGGTGCTCGGGATCCTGCTGGTCACACTGTCCTGGCCGGGCGGCGGCCGGCTCGCCGTGATCGCCGCCGCCGTCGTGCTCGGCGTGCCGTACGCCGTCCGGCTCGCCGCGAGCGCGGCGGCGCCCGTCGCCGGGGCGGGGTACGTGGAGGCGGCGGCCGCCGGCGGCGAACGCCTCTGGTACCTGGTCGTCCGGGAGATCCTGCCCAACCTGCACGCCACCCTGCTCGCCCTGTTCGGCCTACGGTTCGTCGCCGCCGTGTACCTGGTGGCCACCGCCGGCTTCCTCCAGGTCGGACCCCAGCCGCCGGCCGCCGACTGGGCGTTGATGATCCGGGAGAACTCTCCCGGCATCCTTCTCAACCCCTGGTCCGTGGTCGCCCCCGGCATCGCCGTCGGCCTGCTCGCCCTGAGCGTCAACCTCGCGGCCTCCGCCCTCGCACCCCAGACCGGCCGAAAGGCGGTGACCGTCCTGTGA
- a CDS encoding TauD/TfdA family dioxygenase yields the protein MPTAATPVRQLHPHAVTELLTTARALLDAFDGVATHPALLARVPDAAAKLSDDIRYACRPVDTADGLFVLSGLPVDDEAIGATPGHWSAAGTSGAVHDVVLLLLSTVMGTPLAWEGQQEGRFVHNIVPSPGHEEEQTGASSDVLLSPHTEDAFHPGRAHLLILGCLRNPDSVATTAASIRHARLDADDLELLGRPVLPILPDDAYAEAQGYDGTPPPVPTIWHSPDGPTLRFDPAYTPLDEAPEEYRAAYGRLEAELARVSVAVALTPGEVLVVDNDLVVHGRVPFKARYDGTDRWLKRSSVRVPGRRTRPRAERFEHGYGQAAVEAFA from the coding sequence ATGCCGACGGCAGCAACGCCTGTACGTCAGCTCCACCCGCACGCCGTGACCGAACTACTCACCACGGCCCGCGCCCTGCTCGACGCCTTCGACGGCGTCGCCACCCACCCCGCGCTGCTCGCCCGAGTCCCGGACGCCGCCGCCAAGTTGAGCGACGACATCCGGTACGCCTGCCGTCCCGTCGACACCGCCGACGGACTGTTCGTGCTGAGTGGCCTCCCGGTCGACGACGAGGCCATCGGCGCCACCCCGGGTCACTGGTCCGCCGCCGGGACCTCCGGCGCCGTGCACGACGTCGTCCTGCTCCTGCTGTCCACGGTGATGGGCACACCCCTCGCCTGGGAGGGGCAGCAGGAGGGCCGGTTCGTGCACAACATCGTGCCCTCGCCCGGACACGAGGAGGAGCAGACCGGCGCCAGCAGCGACGTGCTGCTCAGCCCGCACACCGAGGACGCCTTCCACCCCGGCCGCGCCCATCTGCTGATCCTCGGCTGCCTGCGCAACCCGGACTCCGTCGCCACCACGGCCGCCAGCATCCGCCACGCCCGACTCGACGCGGACGACCTGGAGTTGCTCGGCCGCCCGGTGCTGCCGATCCTGCCCGACGACGCCTACGCCGAAGCCCAGGGCTACGACGGCACCCCGCCGCCCGTACCGACGATCTGGCACTCCCCGGACGGGCCGACTCTGCGCTTCGACCCCGCCTACACGCCACTCGACGAGGCGCCCGAGGAGTACCGCGCGGCCTATGGCCGGCTCGAGGCCGAACTCGCGCGCGTCTCCGTGGCGGTGGCTCTGACGCCGGGTGAGGTCCTGGTCGTCGACAACGACCTCGTGGTCCACGGCCGGGTCCCTTTCAAGGCCCGCTACGACGGCACGGACCGATGGCTGAAACGTTCCTCCGTGCGCGTGCCCGGCCGCCGCACCCGCCCGCGGGCCGAGCGGTTCGAGCACGGCTACGGCCAGGCGGCCGTCGAGGCGTTCGCGTGA
- a CDS encoding amino acid decarboxylase — translation MTTALPSHTTPEVRSLLADALLHELSHGLGGPYHVLFPERFDANAAAFREVFAEAGVDGRVYYAKKANKAAVYAGRAAVAGLGVDVASHGELREALAAGVRGADLVVTGPAKTDALLRVAVLQGALIAVDALDELDRLIAMSHQLARTARVLLRRLPPEQPHSRFGLDDGELASALTRCVEGPVDMEGFSFHLSGYDVRQRADLAVELVHLCGRARELGLRADRVSVGGGFAVDYVAAEDWRRFEESRRPEHFHAGKSFGGFYPYHSPVAGADALRTMLAATPAGEHTSLAALLRAAGVTLLVEPGRALLDQAGFTVFRVQGVKERDGYAVLTVDGSSLSLSEQWFDSEFLPDPVLVPAGSRPVADAGPYPACVGAATCLESDMLTWRKIPFPLRPAVGDLLVYLNTAGYQMDSNESPFHELPLPPKVVVEQSASAQSSPFRWRLDRHPA, via the coding sequence ATGACCACGGCACTCCCCTCGCACACCACCCCCGAGGTGCGCTCCCTGCTCGCCGACGCGCTGCTGCACGAGCTGAGCCACGGCCTCGGCGGCCCGTACCACGTGCTGTTCCCTGAACGCTTCGACGCCAACGCGGCGGCCTTCCGGGAGGTGTTCGCCGAGGCGGGCGTCGACGGACGGGTGTACTACGCCAAGAAGGCCAACAAGGCGGCCGTCTACGCCGGACGGGCGGCCGTGGCCGGCCTGGGCGTGGACGTGGCCAGCCACGGGGAACTGCGCGAGGCGCTGGCGGCGGGGGTCCGCGGCGCGGACCTCGTCGTCACCGGCCCGGCCAAGACGGACGCATTGCTGCGCGTCGCCGTGCTCCAGGGTGCGCTGATCGCCGTGGACGCCCTCGACGAGCTGGACCGGCTGATCGCAATGTCACATCAACTGGCGCGTACGGCACGGGTGTTGCTGCGCCGTCTGCCGCCGGAGCAGCCGCACAGCCGCTTCGGCCTCGACGACGGCGAGCTGGCGAGCGCCTTGACGCGCTGCGTCGAGGGACCCGTCGACATGGAGGGGTTCAGCTTCCATCTCTCCGGCTACGACGTCCGCCAACGCGCCGATCTGGCCGTCGAGTTGGTCCACCTGTGCGGGCGCGCCCGTGAGCTGGGTCTGCGGGCCGACCGGGTCAGCGTCGGCGGCGGCTTCGCCGTCGACTATGTGGCGGCCGAGGACTGGCGGCGCTTCGAGGAGAGCCGGCGGCCCGAGCACTTCCACGCGGGGAAGTCCTTCGGCGGCTTCTATCCCTACCACTCCCCCGTCGCCGGCGCCGACGCCCTGCGGACGATGCTGGCGGCCACCCCGGCCGGTGAGCACACGAGCCTCGCCGCGCTGCTGCGGGCGGCCGGTGTCACGCTGCTCGTGGAACCGGGCCGGGCGCTGCTGGACCAGGCCGGGTTCACCGTGTTCCGGGTGCAGGGCGTGAAGGAGCGCGACGGGTACGCGGTCCTCACCGTCGACGGCAGCAGTCTCAGCCTGTCCGAACAGTGGTTCGACAGCGAGTTCCTGCCGGACCCGGTGCTCGTGCCGGCCGGGTCCCGTCCGGTCGCCGACGCGGGGCCGTACCCGGCGTGCGTGGGGGCCGCCACCTGCCTGGAGTCGGACATGCTGACCTGGCGCAAGATCCCCTTCCCGCTCCGGCCCGCCGTCGGCGACCTCCTGGTGTACCTCAACACCGCGGGCTACCAGATGGACTCCAACGAGTCGCCGTTCCACGAGCTGCCGCTGCCGCCGAAGGTCGTCGTCGAACAGTCGGCGTCCGCCCAGTCCTCCCCCTTCCGCTGGCGCCTCGACCGCCATCCCGCCTGA
- a CDS encoding cysteine synthase family protein, with protein MDDPLYRPPIVRQVSELIGATPLFELCRTESDVRLLLKLEQFNPTGTAKIRMARQMVLDAEERGLLRPGGRIVESTSGNTGLGLAVVAAERGYTFTAVVDRHAAVDKLRAMKALGAELVYVADAGEGELATAAREEFAEKLAAESDNAYFTEQHNNPANGVGYHAVARELDAALESRIDILIGAVGTGGGLFGTGSVLRETVPGVRIVGVEPKGSIAFGPPAHDYYQSGTGTPEGATIGAMVDYALLDEGAKVEDVEAFATARAVARRTGLLLGGSAGGVVYEALTRMSALPPGTTVVALINDGGEKYMDTVFDDDWMADRDLLSPQVECEVEELMAKLRRTDSPRTSQEKN; from the coding sequence ATGGACGACCCCCTGTACCGGCCGCCCATCGTGCGGCAGGTCTCCGAACTCATCGGCGCCACCCCGCTGTTCGAGCTGTGCCGGACAGAGAGCGACGTCCGGCTGCTGCTGAAGCTGGAGCAGTTCAACCCGACCGGCACCGCCAAGATCCGGATGGCCCGGCAGATGGTCCTCGACGCCGAGGAACGTGGACTGCTGCGCCCGGGCGGCCGGATCGTCGAATCGACCTCCGGCAACACCGGGCTCGGGCTCGCCGTCGTGGCCGCCGAGCGCGGCTACACCTTCACCGCCGTCGTCGACCGTCACGCGGCCGTCGACAAGCTGCGCGCGATGAAGGCGCTCGGCGCGGAGCTGGTGTACGTGGCCGACGCCGGCGAGGGGGAACTGGCCACCGCCGCCCGCGAGGAGTTCGCGGAGAAACTGGCCGCCGAGTCCGACAACGCCTACTTCACCGAGCAGCACAACAACCCCGCGAACGGGGTGGGTTACCACGCGGTGGCCCGGGAGCTCGACGCTGCCCTGGAGAGTCGTATCGACATCCTCATCGGCGCGGTCGGCACCGGCGGCGGACTGTTCGGGACCGGGAGCGTGCTGCGCGAGACCGTGCCCGGGGTGCGGATCGTCGGCGTCGAGCCGAAGGGTTCGATCGCCTTCGGGCCGCCCGCGCACGACTACTACCAGTCCGGCACCGGCACTCCGGAGGGTGCGACGATCGGGGCCATGGTCGACTACGCGCTGCTGGACGAGGGGGCGAAGGTCGAGGACGTCGAGGCGTTCGCCACCGCCCGGGCCGTCGCCCGCCGCACCGGGCTGCTCCTCGGCGGCTCGGCGGGCGGGGTGGTGTACGAGGCCCTCACCCGGATGTCCGCCCTGCCGCCCGGCACTACGGTGGTCGCATTGATCAACGACGGCGGCGAGAAATACATGGACACCGTCTTCGACGACGACTGGATGGCCGACCGCGACCTCCTCTCGCCCCAAGTGGAGTGTGAGGTCGAGGAGTTGATGGCCAAGCTCCGCCGCACCGACTCCCCACGAACCTCGCAGGAAAAGAACTGA
- a CDS encoding ABC transporter substrate-binding protein, with product MDLTRRQLLWAGGAFGATALLAACGGGDDAEPAGSATGGSTKPRKGGTLRVGALGRAGAITRDPHGSQANESDYLIISLVYDTLAVPGAKPNTVPRLAAGWEPSADLKTWKFRIAPGAKFHDGTPVTAKDVVFSLKRLRATPSGASRLPGIQAKNITAEGADTVVLVSDYANAELPLLTRLTTFVIPDGTTDKDIAKAPGTGPFKLDWFRSGNARLVRNDDWYGGDVYLDAIEVKIFESPQAMANALLAGQIDLASNVGAVAARTAASRKDVTTVRRPNDMAMPIVMRTADGPFADPKVREALRLAVDRKAMVDQVLSGYGTVANDVLGTGDPAYDKGIPQRTRDLAQARKLLAEAGFDTSKTYELITTEDISGLAESATLFATQVREAGVKVKVVKQESAVFWDRTWLKGDLYTTYWGTNDSVVFFASKTMVSDSGQNEAGWKSPEFDAAYQKAIGTADAAQRTPLLAQLQQIEHDTSGYLLWGMADGIDLAGAKVRGLPTLPGYGRVQLQGAWLAS from the coding sequence GTGGACCTGACCAGACGTCAACTCCTGTGGGCCGGTGGCGCCTTCGGTGCGACCGCCCTGCTGGCCGCCTGTGGAGGCGGCGATGACGCCGAACCGGCCGGGTCCGCCACCGGCGGCTCGACCAAGCCGCGCAAGGGCGGCACGCTCCGGGTCGGCGCCCTCGGCCGGGCCGGCGCCATCACCCGCGACCCGCACGGCTCGCAGGCCAACGAGAGCGACTACCTGATCATCAGCCTCGTATACGACACCCTCGCCGTGCCCGGCGCCAAGCCGAACACCGTGCCCCGGCTCGCGGCCGGTTGGGAGCCGTCCGCGGACCTGAAGACCTGGAAGTTCAGGATCGCCCCGGGGGCGAAGTTCCACGACGGCACACCGGTGACCGCGAAGGACGTCGTCTTCTCGCTCAAGCGACTGCGGGCCACCCCGTCCGGCGCCTCCCGGCTGCCCGGTATCCAGGCGAAGAACATCACCGCCGAGGGCGCCGACACCGTCGTCCTGGTCTCCGACTACGCCAACGCCGAACTGCCCCTGCTCACCCGCCTGACCACCTTCGTCATCCCCGACGGCACCACCGACAAGGACATCGCGAAGGCCCCCGGCACCGGCCCCTTCAAGCTCGACTGGTTCCGCTCCGGCAACGCCCGCCTGGTCCGCAACGACGACTGGTACGGCGGCGACGTGTACCTCGACGCCATCGAGGTCAAGATCTTCGAGAGCCCGCAGGCGATGGCCAACGCCCTGCTGGCCGGCCAGATCGACCTGGCCTCCAACGTCGGCGCCGTCGCCGCCCGGACGGCCGCGTCCCGCAAGGACGTGACGACCGTCCGCCGCCCCAACGACATGGCGATGCCGATCGTCATGCGCACCGCCGACGGCCCCTTCGCCGACCCCAAGGTGCGCGAGGCGCTGCGGCTGGCCGTCGACCGCAAGGCCATGGTCGACCAGGTCCTCTCCGGCTACGGCACCGTTGCCAACGATGTCCTCGGCACCGGCGACCCCGCCTACGACAAGGGCATCCCGCAGCGCACCCGTGACCTCGCGCAGGCCCGGAAGCTTCTCGCCGAGGCAGGCTTCGACACCTCGAAGACCTACGAACTGATCACCACCGAGGACATATCCGGCCTCGCCGAGTCGGCCACCCTCTTCGCCACCCAGGTCCGCGAGGCCGGCGTCAAGGTGAAGGTCGTCAAGCAGGAGTCGGCCGTCTTCTGGGACAGGACCTGGCTCAAGGGCGACCTGTACACCACCTACTGGGGCACCAACGACTCGGTGGTCTTCTTCGCCAGCAAGACCATGGTCTCCGACAGCGGGCAGAACGAGGCAGGCTGGAAGTCCCCGGAGTTCGACGCCGCCTACCAGAAGGCCATCGGCACCGCCGACGCCGCACAGCGCACCCCGCTCCTCGCACAGCTCCAGCAGATCGAGCACGACACCTCCGGCTACCTCCTGTGGGGCATGGCCGACGGCATCGACCTCGCCGGGGCGAAGGTGCGCGGACTGCCCACCCTGCCCGGATACGGAAGGGTGCAGCTGCAAGGCGCATGGCTGGCCAGTTGA